One region of Plasmodium gaboni strain SY75 chromosome 6, whole genome shotgun sequence genomic DNA includes:
- a CDS encoding hypothetical protein (conserved Plasmodium protein, unknown function), protein MNKSFLKHFCVLNVPIEDNPFVTINLFVSNFKDQSNIDNTFKETLCVGILDNIIKEEDIKNYFSKYGKIKCMNIVERKYLSNIFKNFSYCLYITFVDNNVIEKILSCTMQVDEYFTKNKQSPYLIHIGKNKLLNDVKKYYDNSYNLYNARKIMINHITNLNKDNKLLKKKKDIVDEDGFIVVQRKTENPEFINSVFAETSDKLQSFKKKKNKKIHENFYLFRKKEKFNNSIGTFQKSKMNIKKNIMKKNNKKKSRTLKK, encoded by the exons atgaataagagttttttaaaacatttttgTGTATTAAACGTACCTATAGAGGATAACCCGTTTGTTACTATAAAT CTATTCGTTTCAAATTTTAAAGACCAATCAAACATCGATAATACATTTAAAGAAACACTATGTGTAGGTATCCTAGACAATATAATTAAAGAAgaagatattaaaaattatttctctaaatatggaaaaataaaatgtatgAATATTGTTGAGAGgaaatatttatcaaatatttttaaaaatttttcttattgTCTGTACATAACATTTGTAGATAATAATGTGATAGAGAAAATATTGTCCTGTACAATGCAGGTTGATGAATATTTTactaaaaataaacaatcaccttatttaattcatatagggaaaaataaattacTGAATGATgtaaagaaatattatgataattcatataatttatataatgcaagaaaaattatgatTAATCATATTACgaatttaaataaagataataagttgttaaaaaaaaaaaaagatattgTAGATGAAGATGGTTTTATTGTTGTTCAAAGAAAAACAGAAAATCCtgaatttataaattcTGTTTTTGCTGAAACAAGTGATAAATTACaatcttttaaaaaaaagaagaataaaaaaatacatgaaaatttttatttatttagaaaaaaagaaaaattcAACAATTCCATTGGTACTTTTCAAAAAAGTAAAATGAAcattaaaaagaatattatgaaaaagaataacaaaaagaaaagcAGAACCTTAAAAAAGTGA